One genomic segment of Ricinus communis isolate WT05 ecotype wild-type chromosome 5, ASM1957865v1, whole genome shotgun sequence includes these proteins:
- the LOC8275177 gene encoding probable alpha,alpha-trehalose-phosphate synthase [UDP-forming] 7 — MMSRSYTNLLDLASGNFPVMGQPREKKRLPRVMTVPGVISELDDDQANSVASDVPSSLVQDRIIIVANQLPVKAKRRPDNKGWSFSWDDDSLLLQLKDGLPEDMEVIYVGSLRVEVDMSEQDDVSQLLLDRFKCVPAFLPPDILSKFYHGFCKQHLWPLFHYMLPFSANHGGRFDRSLWEAYVAANKIFSQRVIEVINPEDDYVWIHDYHLMVLPTFLRRRFNRLRMGFFLHSPFPSSEIYRTLPVREEILKALLNSDLIGFHTFDYARHFLSCCSRMLGLEYQSKRGYIGLEYYGRTVGIKIMPVGIHMGQIQSVLKLADKEWRVGELKQQFEGKTVLLGVDDMDIFKGVNLKLLAMEQMLKQHPKWQGRAVLVQIANPARGKGKDLLEIQAEIQASCKRINESFGQPGYEPIVFIDRPVSLSERAAYYTIAECVVVAAVRDGMNLTPYEYIVCRQGVSGSESSSESNGPKKSMLAVSEFIGCSPSLSGAIRVNPWNIEATAEAMNEAISMSDSEKQLRHEKHYRYVSTHDVAYWARSFFQDMERTCRDHFRRRCWGIGLSFGFRVVALDPNFRKLSIDAIVSAYLRSKNRAILLDYDGTVMPQTSINKSPSQEVISIIDTLCSDAKNTVFVVSGRGRDSLGKWFSPCRKLGIAAEHGYFMRWSADRQWETCGQTTDFGWIQMAEPVMKLYTESTDGSSIETKESALVWHHRDADPGFGASQAKEMLDHLESVLANEPVAVKSGQFIVEVKPQGISKGFVAEKIFTSMAENGRQADFVLCIGDDRSDEDMFEIIGNAISSGVLSSSTSVFACTVGQKPSKAKYYVDDTGEVINMLEALAEASSPSPSPPNSP, encoded by the exons ATGATGTCAAGATCATATACCAATCTCTTAGATCTAGCCTCCGGAAACTTTCCCGTAATGGGTCAACCCCGTGAAAAGAAGAGATTACCTCGTGTGATGACTGTTCCTGGGGTCATTTCTGAGCTTGATGATGATCAGGCCAATAGCGTGGCCTCAGATGTACCCTCTTCGTTGGTTCAGGACCGTATAATCATTGTGGCTAATCAGCTACCGGTAAAAGCTAAGCGCAGACCGGATAATAAAGGATGGAGTTTTAGCTGGGATGATGACTCTTTGTTATTGCAGTTAAAAGATGGTTTGCCTGAAGATATGGAGGTTATATATGTTGGTTCTTTGCGAGTTGAAGTTGATATGAGTGAACAAGATGATGTGTCGCAGCTATTGCTGGATAGATTTAAGTGTGTCCCAGCATTTTTGCCTCCTGATATTTTGTCCAAGTTTTATCATGGGTTCTGTAAGCAACATTTATGGCCACTTTTTCATTACATGCTTCCATTTTCGGCTAACCATGGTGGAAGGTTCGATCGATCTTTGTGGGAGGCATATGTGGCGGCAAATAAGATCTTTTCACAAAGGGTCATTGAGGTTATAAACCCAGAGGATGACTATGTCTGGATTCACGACTATCATTTAATGGTGCTGCCGACATTTTTGAGAAGAAGATTTAATAGATTGAGAATGGGTTTCTTTCTTCATAGTCCATTCCCTTCATCTGAGATATATAGGACGTTACCTGTGAGGGAAGAGATCCTTAAGGCACTACTGAATTCAGATCTTATTGGTTTTCACACTTTTGATTATGCACGTCATTTCCTCTCTTGCTGCAGTCGAATGTTAGGTTTAGAGTATCAGTCAAAGAGAGGTTATATAGGGTTGGAGTATTATGGAAGGACGGTGGGAATAAAGATCATGCCTGTGGGGATTCACATGGGTCAGATTCAGTCTGTGTTGAAACTTGCAGATAAGGAATGGAGAGTAGGAGAGCTTAAACAGCAGTTTGAAGGGAAGACTGTTTTACTTGGGGTTGATGATATGGACATTTTTAAAGGTGTCAATTTGAAGCTTTTGGCAATGGAACAGATGCTGAAGCAGCATCCAAAGTGGCAGGGCAGGGCAGTTTTGGTACAGATTGCTAACCCTGCAAGAGGAAAAGGGAAAGATTTGTTGGAGATACAGGCTGAGATACAGGCAAGCTGCAAGAGGATTAATGAGTCCTTCGGTCAACCTGGCTATGAACCAATTGTGTTCATTGATAGGCCAGTCTCTCTGAGTGAAAGAGCTGCGTATTACACCATTGCTGAGTGTGTTGTAGTGGCTGCTGTGAGGGATGGGATGAATCTTACTCCTTATGAGTACATAGTGTGCAGACAAGGCGTCTCTGGGTCAGAATCTAGTTCAGAATCCAATGGACCTAAGAAGAGCATGCTGGCAGTATCAGAGTTCATTGGTTGTTCTCCTTCACTCAGTGGTGCGATTCGTGTCAATCCATGGAACATTGAAGCAACTGCTGAGGCAATGAATGAGGCTATTTCAATGTCTGATTCGGAGAAGCAATTGCGCCATGAGAAACATTACAGGTATGTTAGCACACATGATGTTGCGTACTGGGCAAGAAGCTTCTTCCAAGACATGGAAAGGACCTGCAGAGACCATTTCAGAAGACGCTGTTGGGGGATTGGCTTAAGCTTTGGTTTCAGAGTTGTTGCACTTGATCCCAATTTCCGAAAGTTGTCAATTGATGCCATTGTCTCTGCATATTTAAGGTCCAAAAACAGGGCTATATTATTGGACTATGATGGAACTGTAATGCCTCAAACATCCATCAACAAGAGCCCGAGTCAAGAGGTCATTTCTATTATAGATACTCTCTGCAGTGATGCAAAAAACACTGTGTTTGTTGTCAGTGGAAGAGGTAGGGACAGTTTAGGCAAGTGGTTTTCTCCTTGCAGGAAGCTTGGAATTGCAGCTGAGCATGGGTATTTCATGAG GTGGTCTGCGGATCGGCAGTGGGAGACTTGTGGGCAGACGACTGATTTTGGATGGATACAGATGGCAGAGCCTGTCATGAAATTGTATACAGAGTCAACTGATGGCTCTTCTATTGAGACCAAAGAGAGTGCCTTAGTATGGCATCATAGGGATGCTGATCCAGGTTTTGGTGCCAGCCAGGCCAAGGAGATGTTGGACCATCTCGAAAGTGTGCTAGCAAATGAACCTGTTGCTGTAAAAAGTGGTCAGTTTATCGTGGAAGTGAAGCCACAG ggaATCAGTAAAGGTTTTGTTGCAGAAAAGATCTTTACATCGATGGCTGAAAATGGAAGGCAAGCTGATTTTGTGTTGTGCATCGGTGACGACAGATCAGATGAGGACATGTTTGAAATAATTGGCAATGCAATATCAAGTGGGGTCCTTTCTTCAAGCACGTCTGTTTTTGCCTGTACTGTTGGACAAAAACCAAGCAAAGCCAAGTACTATGTGGATGACACAGGTGAGGTTATAAACATGCTTGA
- the LOC8275176 gene encoding sodium-dependent phosphate transporter 1 — MMPSNNDKIPIELAIRVIGKWKETYSWIPIFGAFAAVAVAFSTGANNLPAPFSTPIGSGALSLFKALIMACLIYAPAAAFAGNHIVNALISDFVKENQPNEGFLMWSMVVVLATTAIWLALSTYLELPVSSLQSIHGALLGILLVNEGFSYVPMWNKAFLLRQENAEKRIFIFLLIDYGISAGLLCLFVMFQIIGKIVSVNRWVAIISVSVAVCIGVVLSSVLMVPLAMKKLNTVPNYKSEKQNGSMDQQYKENQDQRNVGKEEEKTEEDPEDVLKEFMQMRILETVYEEEERSWASPDIAQNSEQTQSLSEFTTATTSQSAPFKQLLESTPNRLVQTRNFQRIEKPSLVANASRCIRELAKSIVWPDLEYDRLTLIRHALAEKYDEIEDYFSFPHLLASCLFVFIQSVTEVSAVVSPYGAILDVFEHRAKYSGNGQNVDNVHVKWWFRAIGGFVTAMGFFLCGWRLTNCLGGKFTYISNSRGLVSQLSSVAAIIIVTKLNLPVSSVHAFIGSLLGVGMADDLRVRYSYKFMYHRTLNVLT, encoded by the exons ATGATGCCTTCAAACAATGATAAAATTCCGATAGAATTGGCCATCCGAGTCATCGGAAAGTGGAAAGAGACATATTCATGGATACCAATATTCGGAGCGTTTGCTGCAGTTGCTGTGGCATTTTCGACTGGTGCCAACAATCTGCCTGCGCCG TTCTCGACACCGATAGGATCAGGAGCACTGAGCCTTTTCAAGGCCTTAATTATGGCTTGTCTAATTTATGCCCCTGCGGCAGCATTTGCAGGCAACCACATTGTTAATGCCTTAATCTCTGAT TTTGTTAAAGAAAATCAACCAAATGAAGGTTTTCTTATGTGGAGTATGGTAGTTGTTCTTGCCACTACAG CAATCTGGCTTGCACTATCAACATATTTGGAGCTGCCAGTCTCATCTCTGCAGTCGATACATGGTGCTCTGTTAGGTATCCTTCTAGTTAACGAAGGATTTAGCTACGTTCCAATGTGGAATAAG GCATTTCTGCTTCGTCAGGAAAATGCAGAGAAAAGGAttttcattttccttcttATTGACTATGGAATATCAGCAGGACTCCTTTGCCTTTTTGTAATGTTTCAG ATCATAGGAAAGATTGTATCTGTCAATAGATGGGTTGCGATAATTTCTGTTTCAGTGGCCGTATGCATTGGAGTGGTCTTGTCTTCG GTTCTGATGGTTCCTCTAGCAATGAAAAAGCTCAATACCGTCCCAAATTACAAGTCCGAAAAACAAAATGGATCCATGGATCAACAGTACAAAGAAAATCAGGACCAAAGAAACGTcggaaaagaagaagaaaagacagAAGAAGATCCTGAAGATGTATTGAAAGAGTTTATGCAGATGAGAATTCTTGAGACAGTCTATGAAGAGGAAGAGAGAAGCTGGGCCTCGCCGGATATAGCCCAAAACTCTGAGCAGACACAATCACTTTCTGAATTTACCACCGCAACTACAAGTCAATCAGCACCATTCAAGCAGCTGCTTGAGTCTACACCAAATAGATTGGTTCAGACAAGAAACTTTCAAAGAATTGAAAAACCATCTTTAGTTGCAAATGCCTCTAGGTGCATCAGAGAACTGGCAAAATCCATTGTATGGCCA GACTTGGAGTATGACAGACTAACTCTAATTCGACACGCTTTAGCTGAAAAATATGATGAGATAGAAGACTACTTCAGTTTTCCACATCTTCTTGCTTCGTGTCTATTCGT GTTCATCCAATCTGTTACTGAGGTTTCAGCTGTGGTGAGTCCATACGGAGCCATTCTTGATGTGTTTGAGCATAGAGCTAAATATTCCGGAAATGGACAAAATGTG GATAATGTACATGTGAAATGGTGGTTCAGGGCAATTGGTGGATTTGTTACTGCAATGGGATTTTTTCTATGCGGGTGGCGACTGACTAATTGCCTAGGTGGGAAGTTCACCTACATAAGTAACTCAAGAGGTTTGGTGTCACAGCTTTCCTCAGTGGCGGCAATCATCATAGTCACTAAATTGAATCTTCCTGTTTCAAGTGTCCATGCTTTTATTGGGTCTTTATTAGGAGTTGGAATGGCTGATGACCTTCGGGTAAGATATTCTTACAAATTTATGTACCATAGGACGCTAAATGTCct AACGTGA